AGCAACTGCGGGGCTACGGCTGCACCACAATCGTCTGCGGCGCCAGCTTGCCACCCTTCTTAACGCGCGGTTGTTCGTCTGCGTTTGACATGTCGTTGGTGGCTTCATAGACCTCCACCGGGTTCATGCAGCTAAAGCCATCCGGAGCGGGGCAAGCGAATTTGCCGCTGGAGCCGGTGGCGCACGCGTTTAGCATAAGGAGGCAGCTGGCCGCCGCTAGGCACTTCAGAGCGAGAAGCGGGTTTTTCATATTCAACATGGGTCCTCCTGACCTAATCAGGCTAAGTCGTCGGTGATGTAATGAACCCACGTATGAGTGGGTGAATAAGGCCTACTTTGCAGGGGTTCGCGCACGCAATGGCGGGAGTGAGATGCCACGTACCAACACCAGCGTTACCTCCCGGCCGGCATCGATCTCGATTACCGGGTGCATCTGATCAGCGAGATTCAGGTAGTACTCCGCAATGCGGTCAAGCGCCGTGCTGGCACCACCAAACGCACCGGATTGGGCAGCGTATGCGGAGTCGATACCATTGCCAGGCGCCACACCGCGAACGTTGCCGCTAAATGCTTGCGAGATACCATCAGCCACACCAGCCAAGCTAGCCTTGGCCAGCACAGCACCTTGCTTGCTTACCAGACGACCACGAACGCCGGCCTTACCGTCATTGCCTACAACCCACCCTGCAGCTTCACGTCGATGACTGACCGGTCTGTGCGTATGCAGGAGAGGTTCTCGGCACGAAGCATTGCCCGTTCCGATGCAAGGTCACCATGACCTCCGGCAAGGATCATGCATTCGCGAAAGTCCGCGAGATAGCGATTGGGAAGGATCGATTCCTTCTTCACGCGAATCAGAACCGGCGTTGGCTCTTTCATGGCACCTTGACCGGTTGGGGCGTCGAGGCCCGTCAGCAGAACGCCCTGTATCATGGAGCCTGACGGCGTGTAGGTTTCGGCCTGGTTACCCGCTTCTTTCTCCTTCGCCGCTTTGGGTGGTGCATCGACCGTGCCAGCGCTGTCCGATCGTGGTGCGGTCAACGGCGCTGAAACGGGCACGCTCGTAAGTGAACTTGGCACTTGCGGAGCACCGATGGTGCGGATGCCGCCATAGGCCTGTGGTGCGGGCTGTCCAACTGGCGTGCCTGCACCTGGAGCACCCTGCCCCGCCGGACCAGCGCCTGCGGCTCCATTCGCTTGCTGCAGTTTCACCAGCTGCTCAACGACGTCACGGATCTCGGTGACTTCTTTGCGCAGAGCCTGTGTCGCCTCCTGGGCCTGGGAAGCGCCACTGTCGCCCTGGGCTTGGCTTTCGACCTGAGATTTCAGTTTGTCGATCATTTCCTTGTCGCGCGCACGATCACGACTCATCGCATCGATCTCGCGAGGCAGCGAGCTCAGGCCCATCTTCTTCGCCGAATCCCCACCAGGCAGTAGCGCGTTTTCGATTCGCGAGGCCGCAACTCGCTCCTTTCGTGGCTTGTCCGAGCCACCGGTCAAGATCACGATGAGCATGCACACCAGGATCAGGGATCCGAAGATGCCCACAGTGATGGCAATCTTCTTCTGCCCCGCAGGCATGCTTTCCCACTTCTGCTGCAGAACTCCGTTCTTCTTCATGTCTGTCCCTTAGTTACTCACACCAGTGCCCAGCAACGACGGACGCTGGTGACCTTCCGTCTCAACGTGCTGCCGTACCGCGACGTACAGTTCTGCGGATTGGCCTGGCCCCAATTTCTGGCTAGGCCAGGTGGCGGCGCCGATTACTGCCGGCGACTCGCACTTAGATTCGTCGACACTGATGGGCTTGTAGTTGCGATTGGTGATGCGCGAGACAATTACCACCATCGCATTGCCAGTAATGAGCTGCTGGGGAGCGATCTCTACGCCGGGGATATCGCAGGTTGGCATCTGCGCAGGTACGCGCTTGATGGCTTGGAAGCCGTAACCCTCCGGGACGCGACCGAGGGCGATCTCGCGGAAAGTCGACTTCACCACTTCGACGAATGGCTGATCCGACTCCCATCCCCGAGCCAGGTCGCCATTGGCCACTGAGTGGCCGGTATCGGTATTGGCGACGTAGCCTGCGACATTGACCTTGACGCTCACCGGACTGATTGCATCAGGAACCATGGTGATGGAGATCGCGTTGAACGGATCACCCTTTTCGTAAACCATCAATGCGATTTCATCTTGCAGCAGAGTCGACACATAGATCACACCACGCTCTGCTGAAATCGTCGCCACGCTTGTGGTCTTGATCTCCGGATCACGGAACGGGGTGATGATCCGGTTTACGTGCGAAAGTGCGATACCGAAAGCCTTGTTCTGACCGGACTGCACTTCGATCACCGGCGGCGGGGCCGGAAGCGTCTTACGCGGTCGTACCGGTATCTGATTTGCCGCGGCTTGAGCCTGCATTTCAACCTGCTGCAGCGCTCCTGGATTCAAGGGCCTATTGACTTGGCCTTGGGGAGCTGGCGAGGCCGGTAGCGTGCGTGGCTCAGGCGTCACACCCAGCGGACGCTCACCCGGCAGCGTGCTGGCAGTGGCTACAGCTGCGGCGCCAGGCTTCATGTCTTGCGGCGCTAGCACCTGTGCCTGGACCGCCGCGACGAACATGGCTGTAGCCACGCCCACGACGATTTGACGTATACAGATATTCATTGAGTACCTTCAGGGATCAGTTTTTGGACGCGGCGGCGACTTGCGCTTCGAGTTCTTTTTCTTTCGGCTGCGTCCACGGACCTTCGTAGGTCTTCAGACTGGACAGCTGCACGGAATAGTTGCGAACGGTCAGACCCAACTCGTAGGTGCGAACCATCTTTTGCTCGCTGTTTCGAGCGCCACGAATCCAGTAGTCGCCACTGACGATGACCTTCTTGATGCCGGGATGATAGAAAACCTCTTTCGGAGCGAACTGGATCGAAATCTGTTCGCCCTTGATCTGCTCAGCCTGTTCACTGACAGCTGCGATCATCTCGCGATGGGCTTCGGGGGCGACGTATCGCGCCACGTTGTCGGCCAGGAATGGAGCCGTCGTCGGGGTCACATTGCCCATCATGGTCGCAAGCGATAGGCCGAACGACTCCTTGAATGCAGCGTCGGCGTCGTTGGCCGTGACGCTGGCCTCGCCAATAAGACGAGGCGGAACCAGCACGACGGTCTTGTCCTTGGCGATCAGCGCGATACCCAGAAACAGGTTGCAGATGATCATCAGTACACTGAAGGCCAGAAGTAGATGGTTCTGCAGGTGGAGTCCATTCCACGTGCTGGTAAAGAGTCGCAGTTTCATGCGGGATAAACTCGCTTAATGAACGGGTTGATTGCGCAGCGGCCCTTGTAACTGATCATCCCGACCCAGTAGAGGGCGTGGTACATGAAGTGATCGGGGCGGCTGTCGCGATACTTCGTGAGCCAGCGGCTGGCGACGATGCCGAGAGTGATGCAGATCAGGGGACGATCGGTGATGATCCCCGCGCACATGAAGAAGCCGAAGGGAATCAGCTGGTCCAGGGTCCAGAACAGCAGCCGCTGGGGCGTGTTCAAATACCTCGGGAAGGGCATGATCTGGGACACGTCTGTCCTTTGCTGGGGAGTGGGGACAAGGTAGACGGCCCCGCATGTAACGAATCAGCGTTTGGATGTGCAAAAAAGGGGGTAATTGCGTGCCTTCGACGCAGGAGCCGCTCTGTACCAGCGCGCCGACAAGCACGCAGTCCATATTGGACGCGGTGTCCTGAAATGGTCATGCCGGACAGTGCGCTACAGCCGGCGGTGCAGCCATACGCGCAGGCAAAAAAAAGCCCGCGGATGCGGGCTTTCTCTTTACGTTGCTTGCGGCTCGAACTCACTGTTCCGTGTCTGGTAGACACCTCGCTCGTCGTCAACGAACTCATCACTGCTTTCGTCAACGGCCATTACGCCGTCGGCAATGTTATAGCGGTCACTCTCTGAGTAATCGAATGTCGGCATTCGACCCTGATACTCAGTCATGTAGTCCCAATAGTCTGGGGGCTCTACAAGCGGAGCATCTTCATCTTCATCGAAGAAAGGATCTTCCAGATGCTCGGCGATCACAACTGGAACCTCGGTCTGCTGAACCACCAGCGTCTCCTGCATTGAGGTGACTGGTTGTAGACCAAGCCTGTTTGCGTCAACAGGCCTCGGCAGCAGCACGGGCGTTGGTAAAGCCTGAGCAGCAGGCAGGACCGGTAGCGCTTCAGGCTCAGGGGGCCGTTTGGCCCGAAGGGCACCAATCGGATCCATGAGAGTGAAGACCACTATCAGGATAGGTAGGACAATTAAGCAAACTGCAGCATTTGAGATCATGGTCGCTCCACAATGGAAAAGGACCATGCGCCTTTGGGCGGATGGCCCAGAGGCTGGAAAAAAGGGGAAGGAACCCCAGTCATCGTCTGCGTGGCAGATTCCCAGCAATCCTAAGTTCCCAACCTGCAGGAATCAAGCGCCCTAGGCGCCTGCCTATAGGCTGCGATATAGTGGAAACACCACAGGAGGTGCCAAATGGCATATGCGTTCATCATTCTGCTTGTTGCCGCCATCTTCTTGTATGTCGCATTTCGCAAGCCCGCCCCCGTCCAGGAGGATCCGATTGCCGACGACGATATGTCGAGGTTCAATCCAGTTCGGGCAACTTACGATGATTTGTACGCCAAGGCCTGGGGCGTCAAAAACGGCTTGGACGACTAATGAGCAAGGCCCCCTTCCGGGGCCTTGTAGTGTTGGGATCACTCTGCAATTGGTTTAGGTAGTGGCCGTTCTGCCGCCGACTCTCGAACCATCGCCGAGCCAATCCCAGACCCAGTGAATCCGCCACCGCCGGCAACATTCATCATGTCGTTCGTCGTCGGGTTGCCGCCGAACATCGCATTCTTTTGATGCTGGGACAGGTTCTGCATTGAAGCCTCAACCCTGTCGGCATCGGAGCCGGTCAGGTATGCGTTGCTGAACTCACCCCTGCTTTCGTTAAGCAGTCGAGCTGCAGCAATGACGTTTACCGTGTCCTGATCAGCAACGTTCTTAGAGAAGCCGTTCTCGGCATAGATCTCTCGCCTCAGCTCTTCGTATCGCGTCAGGCCCGAATCCCCGACCATGGCACGATCGTCATCACGCTGGAGGACGGGCCCGCTCGCTCCTGTGGCCTGAGGAATCGTTCCGTCCGTACCGTTGGCCATGTAGCCATTGAAGATCGCAAGCCCCGAGGGGTTGGAGCCTTCAGCGCCCCAGAAGTCACCGATCGAGCGTGCATAGGTCAAATCCGGCGTATTCACGCCCTGGTTGAGATTCTCTCGTAGCGCAGCTCGTCCGCCCTCCTGAACATCCTGGCGAGCAGCACCATAGTTGTTGTTGAAGAAGTCATCACGCTCACCGCGATTTCCGAGGTTCGCAGCACCACCCGCACCTGTATTCACGCGACCAGCATCGACACCAGACCCGGAGGCAATGTCGCCGCTGACGGCGCTTCGAATAGCGCCAGCATCGGGGACATTGGACATCGAGAGCCCGGAAGTTGCTTCGGTCGCCTGGCCATAGGCCGGAGCGGAATCTTGAAGCCCAGCATTGGCGCTCGCGTTTCCGACGCTAGCACCTGCTGCACCGACCGAGTATTTGTTGGTGAGCTCAGCAAGCGCGGAGAAACGATCCCCTTCGCTGCCGGCGTTCGTTGAGTAATAGCCTGCACCATTACCCGCGAGCGTCATACCGGCCGCCATGGCGCGAGCCTGGTTGTCGTCGCCAGCAAAGAGTCCGGCGCCCCTCCAATCCTGTACTTGGCTCAGGTTCTTCTGAAATGCCGCCGCACCGCCTGTGTCGACCGCAGCAGCAACCGCTTCACCGACTGCGCCTGATCCGCGCTGGCTCACCTGCCAGCTCCAATCTTGCACAGAAGTACCAGTGAGATTGCTAACTGTTTGCGACATCCGGTCCGCTTCCGAGTAGTTCTCGCTTGCGGACTTGAGGTCTTGGGCTGCCTGCGACTTTGAGTAGGAATCGAGGATTCCCTGTGCGGCAGAACTGCCTTCCTGTGCCATACGGCCCAACATGTCGACTTTCTGGGCTGCTGTTTCCGCCTTCATCACTCTGTCGAGCCCAGCTCGCTCTGAACCCGAGAGCCTGCTGGTATTACCGAAGGATGAGTCCTCACTTGATGACTGCCTGTTCGACGAGCTAATGCCGCCGGAAACGATGCCGGTGGCTTGGCCGCCGCGCTTGCCCTGTCCTTGGGCCCCGCCATTCCCACCGGACCGGGAGGCACTTTCACCAGAGGCGCTGCCGGCTCCGTTGGCCGACAAGCCTATGTTCTTGTCCAGATTGGTTGCATCGCTGGTCTTCTTGTCCCGACTTGACTGGTCGCTCACGTCCGAACCGACGGACTGACCACGCGTAAAGCTGGTTCCATCGCCGATGCTGTCGCTCACCTGGGAGGTAACGCCACTTGACGTCGTAACGCCCTGTGTCGATGTGAGGGAGCTATTGATCGCGCTGTTGAGCGTAGTGGAGGCCGTCCTACTGGCCGTTTCCATGGCACTCCGTGCGCTCTCAACTGATGCGCTGGCAGATCCACCCATGTTGAAGGAACCGCCCAGGTTCTCGACTCCCGTCATTGACGTGCCGGCGCCGCCAGAGTGAGCCATGCGCGAGCTCACGTTCATCACCTCGCCCATCTTGGCGAGGTCCGGCGAGGTCATCTTCTCGTTCACGTGATCGCCACCGGAAAGGCGCCCGGCAAAGCTGGTCATCGCAACGGCACCACCACTCAGCAACAGGTAGCCCATTGGTGGAACCAGCGTAGCCATCCATCCACCGACAGCAATCCAAGTGGTCAATTCGGAGTTGAGCGCCGCAGCACCGGCAATGCTGGAAAGAGGAACACCATGATTTGCGGCGTGCAAGCGCTCCATTGCCGTGACTGCATGCTGCACCATCGTCAGCTGAAAGAGATCGACCGCAGCAAACATCGGCGCCCACGTCGTTACCCAGAGGATGACGGCGAAGTACTTACCCACGACTCGTTGACCGAAGGTGCCCATCCCGGCGATCAGCGCCATGAAGGGAGCGGCGATGAACACGATGCATTCAAGAAATGCCATGAATGGACGCATGGCTTTGCGGAACATGATCTCTCCAGCGCCCCACTCGTCTTGCCGCTGACGGTTGCCCTGGATAAGCATCAATTGCGCCTGAATGTCCTGAGGCGTCAATGTGGAAGATCCCGCAACAGCTTCGTCCATGATCTCGCGGATCGCGGATGCCATGACGTGATTGTGGATACTGCTCGTCCCGGCACCAATGGCTGCGAATGCCGAGTTAGCTGCAGCAGTGGGATCCGTGGAGTTCGATCTGGCATCGGTCATCGCCATGGCAGAGTTCAAGAACGACGACTCCATGCCAGCGTCATTGGAGTCAACAATTAGGCGTTCCATGGCCACGTCACAATCAAGCACGGCAGGGCCGGTGCTGGTGATGTAGTTGACGGACGTCCACTTGTCCCGGAAGCCAATCCCGCCGTCGGTTTCATGAAAGCTGAGCGGATTGGCAGCCGACATCACTGCGTTCTGATCTATCGCGCCACGCTGAATTGCTGGAATAGTGCATTCAGCGTAGTACGAACGCAGGTTAGTCTTGAAGGTCGATACTTTGCTCTGTGTTCCCTTCAAACCGTCTAAGTCCCACCGTCTGGTCATGTCCAACAACTTCAACGTGTTACCGAACATGCCGCTGTTGACGTCGAACTCCTCCATGCCAGGAACCGCGAAGGCTTGCTGCATCTTTTCGGTAATTACTTTGCCGATTGTCGATACAACCATCGCCGGCGCGGCAACTCCGAAAGGAACATTATCGACAGTGTAAGTCTGGAGTGTATTTGCTCCAGGCGCGCCGTCCAACGCATACAGCGTGGTGTCCACTTTGATAGAGAACATCCCCAGGATCAGCAAAAAGCTGACGAAAAGGTTTGGCAGTTCGACCTTCTGACCACCCGTTTCAATCGCCTTTAGACCCGTCAACAGCAGCCCGACGAGCATGCCGAAACCGCCAAGGGCAAGCAGAAAGCCACTGCTGCTCATCATGGCCACGCCATCGAGCACGCGCTTCATGAAAAGGCCATCGCCCAGCGAGTAGATCTCGAACATACATTCCTTCCTTGATTACTGGGCTGGTGTGGTCGCCAGATACGGCTTTTCGGACGACGTATCACGCACTCGCATGTAGTAGTCCAGATGTGCCGTGCGACTCTTGGTTCGTTCGAAGAACGGCTTTGATTCTTCCCTGAGCCGGGTCGTAGCTTCCCGCGCCTTTTCGCGGAATTCCTGCGTCCCCTCCCCTTCCTCAGAGCTTAGAGAGATCAGGATCGACTGCAGGTACTGACTCATCACCTGGGATACGACAGTCGCCGCCATCTCCTCGGAGAAGGTATCGACAAAGGCGATCGCCGCATCGGGGTTTGTCTTGGCCAGGCTCAGGACGATCTGTCCGTAAGAACCCGTATTGGTGATCCAACCGATCTCCGCAGCCGTTGGTTCCGTCGCGCCTGGTATCCGAGCTTTTGCCACAATGCCGCCATTGCCGGTTTCACCGACGAAGACAGTCTTGATGCGCTCCTCCACACCCTTAAACGCAGGGA
Above is a genomic segment from Xanthomonas vesicatoria ATCC 35937 containing:
- a CDS encoding TrbI/VirB10 family protein, producing MGTGNASCREPLLHTHRPVSHRREAAGWVVGNDGKAGVRGRLVSKQGAVLAKASLAGVADGISQAFSGNVRGVAPGNGIDSAYAAQSGAFGGASTALDRIAEYYLNLADQMHPVIEIDAGREVTLVLVRGISLPPLRARTPAK
- a CDS encoding TrbI/VirB10 family protein — translated: MKKNGVLQQKWESMPAGQKKIAITVGIFGSLILVCMLIVILTGGSDKPRKERVAASRIENALLPGGDSAKKMGLSSLPREIDAMSRDRARDKEMIDKLKSQVESQAQGDSGASQAQEATQALRKEVTEIRDVVEQLVKLQQANGAAGAGPAGQGAPGAGTPVGQPAPQAYGGIRTIGAPQVPSSLTSVPVSAPLTAPRSDSAGTVDAPPKAAKEKEAGNQAETYTPSGSMIQGVLLTGLDAPTGQGAMKEPTPVLIRVKKESILPNRYLADFRECMILAGGHGDLASERAMLRAENLSCIRTDRSVIDVKLQGGL
- a CDS encoding TraK domain-containing protein, whose protein sequence is MNICIRQIVVGVATAMFVAAVQAQVLAPQDMKPGAAAVATASTLPGERPLGVTPEPRTLPASPAPQGQVNRPLNPGALQQVEMQAQAAANQIPVRPRKTLPAPPPVIEVQSGQNKAFGIALSHVNRIITPFRDPEIKTTSVATISAERGVIYVSTLLQDEIALMVYEKGDPFNAISITMVPDAISPVSVKVNVAGYVANTDTGHSVANGDLARGWESDQPFVEVVKSTFREIALGRVPEGYGFQAIKRVPAQMPTCDIPGVEIAPQQLITGNAMVVIVSRITNRNYKPISVDESKCESPAVIGAATWPSQKLGPGQSAELYVAVRQHVETEGHQRPSLLGTGVSN
- a CDS encoding TraE/TraK family type IV conjugative transfer system protein; amino-acid sequence: MKLRLFTSTWNGLHLQNHLLLAFSVLMIICNLFLGIALIAKDKTVVLVPPRLIGEASVTANDADAAFKESFGLSLATMMGNVTPTTAPFLADNVARYVAPEAHREMIAAVSEQAEQIKGEQISIQFAPKEVFYHPGIKKVIVSGDYWIRGARNSEQKMVRTYELGLTVRNYSVQLSSLKTYEGPWTQPKEKELEAQVAAASKN
- the traL gene encoding type IV conjugative transfer system protein TraL; translated protein: MSQIMPFPRYLNTPQRLLFWTLDQLIPFGFFMCAGIITDRPLICITLGIVASRWLTKYRDSRPDHFMYHALYWVGMISYKGRCAINPFIKRVYPA
- a CDS encoding conjugal transfer protein TraG N-terminal domain-containing protein; the protein is MFEIYSLGDGLFMKRVLDGVAMMSSSGFLLALGGFGMLVGLLLTGLKAIETGGQKVELPNLFVSFLLILGMFSIKVDTTLYALDGAPGANTLQTYTVDNVPFGVAAPAMVVSTIGKVITEKMQQAFAVPGMEEFDVNSGMFGNTLKLLDMTRRWDLDGLKGTQSKVSTFKTNLRSYYAECTIPAIQRGAIDQNAVMSAANPLSFHETDGGIGFRDKWTSVNYITSTGPAVLDCDVAMERLIVDSNDAGMESSFLNSAMAMTDARSNSTDPTAAANSAFAAIGAGTSSIHNHVMASAIREIMDEAVAGSSTLTPQDIQAQLMLIQGNRQRQDEWGAGEIMFRKAMRPFMAFLECIVFIAAPFMALIAGMGTFGQRVVGKYFAVILWVTTWAPMFAAVDLFQLTMVQHAVTAMERLHAANHGVPLSSIAGAAALNSELTTWIAVGGWMATLVPPMGYLLLSGGAVAMTSFAGRLSGGDHVNEKMTSPDLAKMGEVMNVSSRMAHSGGAGTSMTGVENLGGSFNMGGSASASVESARSAMETASRTASTTLNSAINSSLTSTQGVTTSSGVTSQVSDSIGDGTSFTRGQSVGSDVSDQSSRDKKTSDATNLDKNIGLSANGAGSASGESASRSGGNGGAQGQGKRGGQATGIVSGGISSSNRQSSSEDSSFGNTSRLSGSERAGLDRVMKAETAAQKVDMLGRMAQEGSSAAQGILDSYSKSQAAQDLKSASENYSEADRMSQTVSNLTGTSVQDWSWQVSQRGSGAVGEAVAAAVDTGGAAAFQKNLSQVQDWRGAGLFAGDDNQARAMAAGMTLAGNGAGYYSTNAGSEGDRFSALAELTNKYSVGAAGASVGNASANAGLQDSAPAYGQATEATSGLSMSNVPDAGAIRSAVSGDIASGSGVDAGRVNTGAGGAANLGNRGERDDFFNNNYGAARQDVQEGGRAALRENLNQGVNTPDLTYARSIGDFWGAEGSNPSGLAIFNGYMANGTDGTIPQATGASGPVLQRDDDRAMVGDSGLTRYEELRREIYAENGFSKNVADQDTVNVIAAARLLNESRGEFSNAYLTGSDADRVEASMQNLSQHQKNAMFGGNPTTNDMMNVAGGGGFTGSGIGSAMVRESAAERPLPKPIAE